From Pempheris klunzingeri isolate RE-2024b chromosome 16, fPemKlu1.hap1, whole genome shotgun sequence, a single genomic window includes:
- the brd2a gene encoding bromodomain-containing protein 2a isoform X1, with the protein MDMAVNPLLDSSHVGAEVGIMGVTTMDQSSGTAGKRIRKPSQLYEGFESPGMPPHNQMAHSGPPQPPVKDPSRQGRMTNQLQFLQKVLLKSLWRHHFAWPFHEPVDAAKLNLPDYHKIIKTPMDMGTIKKRLENNYYRSASECMQDFNTMFTNCYIYNKPSDDIVLMAQSLEKAFLQKVAQMPQEEEELPPPPPRSKPGKPGRKGRGNAISGGITTAHQVPAVSQSAYSPPTPETPDSILSTPPQTLLTKSLHSSLTTEQSIPTITGLPPTQPTTKKKGVKRKADTTTPTTVAMPIMSTMGVSGISLGMGGGHDSPLTLTSLGVDHNPSLGMNQGLSLSQGLGMGMGLGMGMGMGMGIGMGCGTVMMGTKAAGGGRRGVSGRPIKPPKKDLPDSMLPPPVRRSKLSPQLRYCNGVLKELLSKKHAAYAWPFYKPVDASTLGLHDYHDIIKQPMDLSTIKRKMDSREYRDSQQFSADVRLMFSNCYKYNPPDHDVVAMARKLQDVFEFCFAKMPDEPPAPPSSSSSSSSSSSSSESELSSESEESESSPSSDSEEERANRLAELQEQLKAVHEQLTALSQGPIVKPKKKKEKKDKKKKKKVEKEKHRRIEEELPPVKQPKTPSVPKTPKTKSNRGPSCPVVPIKKAPSKKNNKSKSKKGSMTFSVPQPVHDPIVSHFDSDEEEETSPMSYDEKRQLSLDINKLPGEKLGRVVYIIQSREPSLRDTNPEEIEIDFETLKPSTLRELERYVMTCLRKKPRKPYASKNNIAGKSREELALEKQMELERRLMDVSGQLNSGKKPPKTKPEKPATEQHTQPSRLSASSSSSDSSSSSSSSSSSDTSDSDSG; encoded by the exons ATGGATATGGCTGTTAACCCGCTCCTTGACAG CTCCCATGTCGGGGCTGAGGTTGGCATAATGGGAGTCACAACGATGGACCAGAGTTCTGGCACAGCCGGAAAGCGCATTCGGAAACCGTCACAGCTCTATGAGGGCTTTGAGAGTCCTGGGATGCCCCCCCACAACCAGATGGCCCATTCGGGACCCCCACAGCCGCCGGTGAAAGACCCCAGCCGACAAGGGAGGATGACCAACCAACTTCAGTTTTTACAGAAAGTCCTGCTCAAGTCTTTGTGGAGGCACCACTTTGCCTGGCCCTTCCATGAACCTGTTGACGCTGCAAAGCTCAATCTGCCT gaCTATCATAAGATCATCAAAACCCCCATGGATATGGGCACTATAAAGAAGAGACTAGAAAATAACTACTACCGCAGTGCCAGTGAGTGCATGCAGGACTTCAACACCATGTTCACCAATTGCTACATATATAACAAG CCTTCAGATGACATAGTACTGATGGCCCAGTCTCTGGAGAAGGCATTCCTACAGAAAGTGGCTCAGATGCcccaggaggaggaagagctgcctcctcctcctccgcggAGCAAACCAGGCAAACCTGGTAGAAAAGGCAGAGGTAATGCAA tttCTGGAGGAATTACAACAGCTCATCAGGTTCCAGCTGTCTCCCAGTCGGCGTATTCACCTCCCACCCCAGAAACACCTGACTCCATCCTGTCTACCCCCCCACAGACACTTTTGACCAAGAGCCTGCACTCTTCCTTGACAACTGAACAAAGCATCCCTACCATTACGGGTCTGCCTCCCACACAGCCCACCACAAAG AAAAAAGGTGTGAAGAGGAAAGCAGACACAACCACCCCAACCACTGTTGCCATGCCCATCATGAGCACTATGGGTGTCAGTGGCATCAGTCTGGGGATGGGCGGTGGACATGACTCCCCACTCACCCTCACTTCTCTTGGAGTGGACCACAACCCCAGCCTGGGGATGAACCAAGGCCTCAGTCTCAGCCAGGGCTTGGGCATGGGTATGGGCCTGGGCATGGGTATGGGCATGGGCATGGGCATAGGTATGGGTTGTGGGACAGTGATGATGGGTACCAAAGCAGCAGGGGGGGGCAGGAGAGGAGTGAGTGGACGACCCATCAAGCCTCCCAAGAAGGATTTACCAGACTCCATGCTGCCACCGCCGGTGCGCCGCAGCAAGCTGAGCCCCCAGCTGCGATACTGCAACGGAGTCCTGAAGGAGCTGTTGTCAAAGAAGCATGCCGCTTACGCTTGGCCGTTTTACAAGCCTGTTGATGCCTCGACACTTGGTCTTCATGACTACCATGACATCATTAAGCAACCTATGGACCTCAGCACCATCAAG CGGAAGATGGATAGCAGAGAGTATCGTGACTCCCAGCAGTTCTCTGCCGATGTCAGACTGATGTTCTCCAACTGCTACAAGTACAACCCTCCTGACCATGATGTGGTGGCCATGGCTAGAAAACTCCAG GATGTTTTTGAGTTCTGCTTTGCTAAGATGCCAGATGAGCCTCCAGCACCCCCTAgctcctcgtcttcctcctcctcctcttcgtcatCATCAGAGAGTGAGCTCAGCAGTGAAAGTGAGGAGAGCGAGAGCAGCCCCAGCTCTgactctgaggaggagagggcgaACAGGCTGGCAGAGCTGCAGGAACAG CTAAAAGCTGTACACGAACAGCTCACTGCACTCTCCCAGGGCCCCATTGTCAAAcctaagaagaagaaagagaagaaagacaagaaaaagaaaaaaaaggttgaaaaagaGAAGCATCGGAGGATAGAAGAAGAGCTGCCACCTGTTAAACAGCCCAAGACCCCCAGTGTCCCCAAGACTCCGAAAACTAAGAGCAACCGTGGACCAAGCTGTCCTGTAGTACCAATAAAGAAGGCACCaagcaagaaaaacaacaagagcaA ATCCAAAAAGGGCAGCATGACGTTTAGCGTGCCCCAGCCAGTCCACGATCCCATAGTCAGCCATTTTGActctgatgaagaggaggagacgtCACCCATGTCGTATGATGAGAAGCGTCAACTCAGCCTGGACATCAACAAGCTGCCCGGTGAGAAGCTGGGCCGCGTTGTCTACATCATCCAGTCCCGTGAGCCCTCGCTCCGGGACACCAACCCAGAGGAGATCGAGATAGACTTTGAGACACTGAAGCCGTCAACACTGCGGGAGCTGGAGAGATACGTCATGACATGTCTGCGGAAGAAACCTCGAAAGCCGTATG caaGTAAAAACAACATCGCTGGCAAGTCCCGGGAAGAGCTCGCTCTGGAGAAACAAATGGAGCTGGAGAGAAGGCTGATGGATGTTAGCGGTCAGCTCAACTCTGGGAAGAAGCCTCCTAAGACCAAAC cAGAGAAACCTGCAACAGAGCAGCACACCCAGCCGTCACGACTCAGCGCCAGTAGCTCCTCCTCAGACTCTTCTTcgtcatcctcttcctcctcatcctcggACACAAGTGACTCAGACTCCGGCTGA
- the brd2a gene encoding bromodomain-containing protein 2a isoform X2 has translation MDMAVNPLLDSSHVGAEVGIMGVTTMDQSSGTAGKRIRKPSQLYEGFESPGMPPHNQMAHSGPPQPPVKDPSRQGRMTNQLQFLQKVLLKSLWRHHFAWPFHEPVDAAKLNLPDYHKIIKTPMDMGTIKKRLENNYYRSASECMQDFNTMFTNCYIYNKPSDDIVLMAQSLEKAFLQKVAQMPQEEEELPPPPPRSKPGKPGRKGRVSGGITTAHQVPAVSQSAYSPPTPETPDSILSTPPQTLLTKSLHSSLTTEQSIPTITGLPPTQPTTKKKGVKRKADTTTPTTVAMPIMSTMGVSGISLGMGGGHDSPLTLTSLGVDHNPSLGMNQGLSLSQGLGMGMGLGMGMGMGMGIGMGCGTVMMGTKAAGGGRRGVSGRPIKPPKKDLPDSMLPPPVRRSKLSPQLRYCNGVLKELLSKKHAAYAWPFYKPVDASTLGLHDYHDIIKQPMDLSTIKRKMDSREYRDSQQFSADVRLMFSNCYKYNPPDHDVVAMARKLQDVFEFCFAKMPDEPPAPPSSSSSSSSSSSSSESELSSESEESESSPSSDSEEERANRLAELQEQLKAVHEQLTALSQGPIVKPKKKKEKKDKKKKKKVEKEKHRRIEEELPPVKQPKTPSVPKTPKTKSNRGPSCPVVPIKKAPSKKNNKSKSKKGSMTFSVPQPVHDPIVSHFDSDEEEETSPMSYDEKRQLSLDINKLPGEKLGRVVYIIQSREPSLRDTNPEEIEIDFETLKPSTLRELERYVMTCLRKKPRKPYASKNNIAGKSREELALEKQMELERRLMDVSGQLNSGKKPPKTKPEKPATEQHTQPSRLSASSSSSDSSSSSSSSSSSDTSDSDSG, from the exons ATGGATATGGCTGTTAACCCGCTCCTTGACAG CTCCCATGTCGGGGCTGAGGTTGGCATAATGGGAGTCACAACGATGGACCAGAGTTCTGGCACAGCCGGAAAGCGCATTCGGAAACCGTCACAGCTCTATGAGGGCTTTGAGAGTCCTGGGATGCCCCCCCACAACCAGATGGCCCATTCGGGACCCCCACAGCCGCCGGTGAAAGACCCCAGCCGACAAGGGAGGATGACCAACCAACTTCAGTTTTTACAGAAAGTCCTGCTCAAGTCTTTGTGGAGGCACCACTTTGCCTGGCCCTTCCATGAACCTGTTGACGCTGCAAAGCTCAATCTGCCT gaCTATCATAAGATCATCAAAACCCCCATGGATATGGGCACTATAAAGAAGAGACTAGAAAATAACTACTACCGCAGTGCCAGTGAGTGCATGCAGGACTTCAACACCATGTTCACCAATTGCTACATATATAACAAG CCTTCAGATGACATAGTACTGATGGCCCAGTCTCTGGAGAAGGCATTCCTACAGAAAGTGGCTCAGATGCcccaggaggaggaagagctgcctcctcctcctccgcggAGCAAACCAGGCAAACCTGGTAGAAAAGGCAGAG tttCTGGAGGAATTACAACAGCTCATCAGGTTCCAGCTGTCTCCCAGTCGGCGTATTCACCTCCCACCCCAGAAACACCTGACTCCATCCTGTCTACCCCCCCACAGACACTTTTGACCAAGAGCCTGCACTCTTCCTTGACAACTGAACAAAGCATCCCTACCATTACGGGTCTGCCTCCCACACAGCCCACCACAAAG AAAAAAGGTGTGAAGAGGAAAGCAGACACAACCACCCCAACCACTGTTGCCATGCCCATCATGAGCACTATGGGTGTCAGTGGCATCAGTCTGGGGATGGGCGGTGGACATGACTCCCCACTCACCCTCACTTCTCTTGGAGTGGACCACAACCCCAGCCTGGGGATGAACCAAGGCCTCAGTCTCAGCCAGGGCTTGGGCATGGGTATGGGCCTGGGCATGGGTATGGGCATGGGCATGGGCATAGGTATGGGTTGTGGGACAGTGATGATGGGTACCAAAGCAGCAGGGGGGGGCAGGAGAGGAGTGAGTGGACGACCCATCAAGCCTCCCAAGAAGGATTTACCAGACTCCATGCTGCCACCGCCGGTGCGCCGCAGCAAGCTGAGCCCCCAGCTGCGATACTGCAACGGAGTCCTGAAGGAGCTGTTGTCAAAGAAGCATGCCGCTTACGCTTGGCCGTTTTACAAGCCTGTTGATGCCTCGACACTTGGTCTTCATGACTACCATGACATCATTAAGCAACCTATGGACCTCAGCACCATCAAG CGGAAGATGGATAGCAGAGAGTATCGTGACTCCCAGCAGTTCTCTGCCGATGTCAGACTGATGTTCTCCAACTGCTACAAGTACAACCCTCCTGACCATGATGTGGTGGCCATGGCTAGAAAACTCCAG GATGTTTTTGAGTTCTGCTTTGCTAAGATGCCAGATGAGCCTCCAGCACCCCCTAgctcctcgtcttcctcctcctcctcttcgtcatCATCAGAGAGTGAGCTCAGCAGTGAAAGTGAGGAGAGCGAGAGCAGCCCCAGCTCTgactctgaggaggagagggcgaACAGGCTGGCAGAGCTGCAGGAACAG CTAAAAGCTGTACACGAACAGCTCACTGCACTCTCCCAGGGCCCCATTGTCAAAcctaagaagaagaaagagaagaaagacaagaaaaagaaaaaaaaggttgaaaaagaGAAGCATCGGAGGATAGAAGAAGAGCTGCCACCTGTTAAACAGCCCAAGACCCCCAGTGTCCCCAAGACTCCGAAAACTAAGAGCAACCGTGGACCAAGCTGTCCTGTAGTACCAATAAAGAAGGCACCaagcaagaaaaacaacaagagcaA ATCCAAAAAGGGCAGCATGACGTTTAGCGTGCCCCAGCCAGTCCACGATCCCATAGTCAGCCATTTTGActctgatgaagaggaggagacgtCACCCATGTCGTATGATGAGAAGCGTCAACTCAGCCTGGACATCAACAAGCTGCCCGGTGAGAAGCTGGGCCGCGTTGTCTACATCATCCAGTCCCGTGAGCCCTCGCTCCGGGACACCAACCCAGAGGAGATCGAGATAGACTTTGAGACACTGAAGCCGTCAACACTGCGGGAGCTGGAGAGATACGTCATGACATGTCTGCGGAAGAAACCTCGAAAGCCGTATG caaGTAAAAACAACATCGCTGGCAAGTCCCGGGAAGAGCTCGCTCTGGAGAAACAAATGGAGCTGGAGAGAAGGCTGATGGATGTTAGCGGTCAGCTCAACTCTGGGAAGAAGCCTCCTAAGACCAAAC cAGAGAAACCTGCAACAGAGCAGCACACCCAGCCGTCACGACTCAGCGCCAGTAGCTCCTCCTCAGACTCTTCTTcgtcatcctcttcctcctcatcctcggACACAAGTGACTCAGACTCCGGCTGA